Proteins from a genomic interval of Sugiyamaella lignohabitans strain CBS 10342 chromosome C, complete sequence:
- the TYR1 gene encoding pprephenate dehydrogenase (NADP(+)) (Prephenate dehydrogenase involved in tyrosine biosynthesis; expression is dependent on phenylalanine levels; GO_component: GO:0005737 - cytoplasm [Evidence IDA] [PMID 14562095]; GO_function: GO:0016491 - oxidoreductase activity [Evidence IEA]; GO_function: GO:0004665 - prephenate dehydrogenase (NADP+) activity [Evidence IEA,IEA]; GO_function: GO:0008977 - prephenate dehydrogenase activity [Evidence IEA]; GO_function: GO:0008977 - prephenate dehydrogenase activity [Evidence ISS] [PMID 2697638]; GO_process: GO:0009073 - aromatic amino acid family biosynthetic process [Evidence IEA]; GO_process: GO:0008652 - cellular amino acid biosynthetic process [Evidence IEA]; GO_process: GO:0055114 - oxidation-reduction process [Evidence IEA,IEA]; GO_process: GO:0006571 - tyrosine biosynthetic process [Evidence IEA,IEA,IEA]; GO_process: GO:0006570 - tyrosine metabolic process [Evidence NAS] [PMID 11752249]) produces the protein MYGPSTKVGAIVGGQTSCKEPEIEAFEKYLPEDVNIITCHSLHGPKVDPKGQPLVIIKHRIVEIPDQSIDSVAFVEGVLSCLESKTVYLSAKEHDKITADTQAVTHAAFLSMGTAWKSNNQYPWNTTRWSGGLENAKVNIALRIYSNKWHVYAGLAITNPSAHKQILQYASSTSELFKLMLERDEEKLRNRLYVARDFVFGSLDPSHSLLLSDDLLGQFSLGKVPEGGSTPNSHLSLLAIVDSWYHLGIVPYDHMICSTPVSNHTLSPRIIIAILTYLSYFVSG, from the coding sequence ATGTATGGACCATCAACCAAAGTAGGTGCTATAGTTGGAGGCCAGACATCATGTAAAGAGCCTGAAATTGAAGCATTCGAAAAGTATCTTCCAGAGGATGTGAATATCATTACATGTCATTCACTGCATGGACCCAAAGTGGATCCTAAGGGCCAGCCTCTAGTGATTATAAAACATCGAATTGTAGAGATACCTGACCAGAGTATCGACAGTGTCGCATTTGTTGAGGGAGTACTATCATGTTTGGAATCCAAAACAGTCTATTTATCTGCTAAAGAACATGACAAGATCACCGCCGATACCCAAGCGGTCACTCATGCTGCGTTTCTCAGTATGGGAACAGCATGGAAGTCTAATAACCAATATCCCTGGAATACTACTCGGTGGTCTGGAGGTCTGGAAAATGCCAAAGTCAATATCGCACTGCGAATCTACTCTAACAAATGGCATGTCTATGCTGGACTGGCCATTACAAACCCTTCAGCTCACAAACAGATTCTACAATATGCTTCGTCCACTTCAGAACTGTTTAAGTTGATGTTGGAAAGAGATGAAGAGAAACTAAGAAACAGGCTCTATGTTGCTCGTGACTTTGTTTTCGGATCACTGGATCCATCTCACAGTTTATTACTGTCAGACGACCTTCTCGGTCAGTTTTCGCTGGGAAAGGTTCCCGAGGGAGGCTCTACGCCTAACTCACATCTCAGTTTACTAGCCATCGTCGACAGTTGGTATCATTTGGGTATTGTTCCTTATGACCACATGATCTGTTCCACTCCTGTAAGTAACCATACTCTCTCTCCACGCATCATTATAGCGATACTAACATATCTCAGCTATTTCGTATCTGGCTAG
- the COG3 gene encoding Cog3p (Essential component of the conserved oligomeric Golgi complex; a cytosolic tethering complex (Cog1p through Cog8p) that functions in protein trafficking to mediate fusion of transport vesicles to Golgi compartments; GO_component: GO:0005794 - Golgi apparatus [Evidence IEA]; GO_component: GO:0000139 - Golgi membrane [Evidence IEA]; GO_component: GO:0017119 - Golgi transport complex [Evidence IPI] [PMID 11703943]; GO_component: GO:0005801 - cis-Golgi network [Evidence IEA]; GO_component: GO:0016020 - membrane [Evidence IEA,IEA]; GO_function: GO:0008565 - protein transporter activity [Evidence TAS] [PMID 12077121]; GO_process: GO:0032258 - CVT pathway [Evidence IMP] [PMID 20065092]; GO_process: GO:0006888 - ER to Golgi vesicle-mediated transport [Evidence IGI] [PMID 10512869]; GO_process: GO:0006891 - intra-Golgi vesicle-mediated transport [Evidence IGI,IPI] [PMID 11703943]; GO_process: GO:0006886 - intracellular protein transport [Evidence IEA]; GO_process: GO:0016236 - macroautophagy [Evidence IMP] [PMID 20065092]; GO_process: GO:0030242 - peroxisome degradation [Evidence IMP] [PMID 20065092]; GO_process: GO:0015031 - protein transport [Evidence IEA]; GO_process: GO:0000301 - retrograde transport, vesicle recycling within Golgi [Evidence IMP] [PMID 11703943]; GO_process: GO:0006810 - transport [Evidence IEA]): MYDDWAYRTETRAQPESKVVRSDAGSSVTPLTSSSSSLKVGTGNRPRARSLLQSVAHEGDDRKNHRQKENGMVNGIGHDKGMVPSRASVKPRRAQSQIRTSKQTTLQSRSIQRLNKNKAYTVSTPDSGNHSHLYLDYPFTEFELLHIDNLSHFLDSDVDQYEFEVKEAVDNYINSSFDWRGIDSQFPSSTYSDELDSANLQSFLSFSQSSSLHSDSCSHLIDSCDSVISYLDELSRGFRQVRLETTEFEAACHSLVAEETHLVNLSHDVEANLEIFTTLEKAMRKLHSPGSDLPGRASFKPLLLDLDKGLEYFAKHPNILDADLYQMRYRQCMTRALTLAVEYVNNRLNNTARNIESKISSNKNLNPAAHAALIYATFESDASHLKDVANEVFIRSHNNKEYSALYDGCLYTYFGIRKKLLTPIINKNLEESSGTQPGTSSFVQISLSSLSFFQEDIYTQEVHLFDAFFTCSLDVFENWLIDLSEPLYDNLRKRIIREHNIDNLCELTSRLLSYKEEDEQHMEQSALFAATTGGTEVKHQVRTSHLFQPVLEDVQSRLVFRVQTSVEQDIVKYLPKSSDITTLGGRRKQSATPATTEIVADTTATTVGNPETVPTPPTLSKEKEPRFDTDQILHDLYPPMRTAVSLLARIYQLVNSRVFDDLAHNIVHESLLSIKRSLPLAVARLGLIESNLFLVKNLLMLRSQVIEYEIDNVPAEIGVDFSGLQEVFWTIRQEGITFSSENLLNLARSSVPKVVNNMLDAKDELYAELRNAIHDLTQNSVTTVAQAIINQDDPGTALEDSRKLRQDAAVELPRIRGLIESYIVDQRTVDVLMDSIQDLVIQTYEAYHKVILSKTKNPEEIDGLMEVDGLVSWLGDIIGRLHANTIANHNSSVDTNSVISR, from the coding sequence ATGTATGATGACTGGGCGTATAGAACAGAGACTAGAGCTCAACCAGAGAGCAAGGTCGTAAGGTCGGATGCGGGTTCATCAGTGACCCCACTAACTTCGAGTTCAAGTTCGTTAAAAGTAGGAACCGGTAACCGTCCTCGAGCTAGATCTCTGTTACAATCCGTTGCACATGAGGGAGATGACCGCAAGAATCACagacaaaaagaaaatggaaTGGTCAATGGCATTGGTCACGACAAAGGCATGGTTCCCAGTCGAGCGTCTGTAAAGCCAAGGCGAGCCCAATCTCAAATTCGAACCTCGAAACAAACGACGTTACAGTCGCGGTCAATTCAAAggctcaacaaaaataaagcATACACAGTTTCAACGCCAGATTCAGGAAATCATTCTCATTTATATCTTGATTATCCGTTCACCGAATTTGAATTGTTGCATATAGATAACCTCTCACATTTCCTCGACTCCGATGTTGATCAGTATGAGTTTGAGGTCAAAGAAGCTGTCGATAATTATATAAACTCATCATTCGACTGGAGAGGAATTGATTCCCAATTTCCCAGCTCAACCTACAGCGATGAACTAGATTCTGCGAATCTCCAGTCTTTTTTGTCGTTTTCTCAATCGTCATCCTTGCATTCAGATTCTTGTAGCCATCTTATAGATAGCTGCGATTCTGTCATTTCTTACCTCGATGAATTGTCAAGAGGTTTTCGTCAAGTTAGGCTCGAAACTACTGAGTTTGAAGCAGCTTGTCATTCACTCGTTGCCGAAGAAACTCATTTGGTGAATTTGTCACATGATGTTGAAGCCAATTTAGAAATATTCACCACTCTCGAAAAGGCCATGAGAAAATTGCATTCCCCAGGTTCTGATTTACCTGGAAGAGCTTCGTTCAAGCCACTATTATTAGATTTAGACAAAGGGCTCGAATATTTTGCCAAACATCCCAATATTCTTGATGCTGATTTATATCAGATGAGGTACCGCCAATGTATGACCAGAGCACTCACTTTGGCTGTGGAATATGTCAACAATCGTCTAAATAACACTGCTCGCAATATCGaatcaaaaatatccaGCAACAAAAATCTTAATCCAGCAGCTCATGCTGCATTGATCTATGCTACATTTGAGTCGGACGCTTCACACCTGAAAGACGTGGCTAATGAGGTATTTATTCGCAGCCATAACAACAAAGAATATAGTGCTTTGTATGATGGTTGCTTATACACTTATTTTGGAATCCGTAAGAAACTTCTGACACCAATAATCAATAAAAATCTCGAGGAGTCGTCGGGTACACAACCTGGCACCTCTTCTTTTGTGCAAATAAGTCTTTCGAGCTTGTCGTTTTTCCAGGAGGATATCTATACTCAGGAGGTCCATTTATTTGAtgcatttttcacttgTTCTTTAGATGTTTTCGAAAACTGGCTGATCGATTTAAGTGAGCCTTTGTACGACAACTTACGGAAGCGAATCATCCGGGAACATAATATTGATAACTTGTGCGAGCTTACATCACGGCTATTGAGCTataaggaagaagatgaacaGCACATGGAGCAGTCTGCTTTATTTGCCGCTACAACTGGTGGAACCGAAGTCAAGCATCAAGTACGTACTTCGCATCTTTTTCAACCAGTATTGGAGGATGTACAGTCTAGACTTGTTTTCAGAGTCCAGACATCAGTCGAGCAAGACATTGTCAAGTATCTTCCCAAGTCCAGTGATATTACAACACTAGGTGGTCGCAGGAAACAGTCCGCGACACCAGCAACTACTGAAATTGTAGCTGATACAACGGCCACAACAGTAGGCAATCCCGAGACGGTCCCCACTCCTCCGACATTgtccaaagaaaaagagccTAGATTTGATACTGATCAGATTCTTCATGATTTATACCCCCCGATGAGAACAGCAGTATCTCTTCTTGCTCGTATATACCAATTGGTTAACTCACGCGTGTTTGACGATTTAGCTCACAACATTGTTCATGAGAGTTTATTGTCAATCAAGAGATCGCTACCACTTGCGGTTGCAAGGTTGGGTCTTATTGAATCGaacctttttcttgtcaagAACTTATTGATGCTGCGATCTCAAGTCATAGAGTATGAGATTGACAATGTTCCTGCTGAGATTGGCGTTGATTTCAGCGGATTACAAGAAGTATTTTGGACTATTCGCCAAGAAGGTATTACATTTTCCTCTGAAAATCTTCTCAATCTGGCTCGGTCCAGTGTACCCAAAGTTGTGAATAATATGTTGGATGCTAAAGATGAGCTATATGCGGAGCTTCGCAATGCCATTCACGATCTGACTCAGAACTCGGTAACTACTGTTGCTCAAGCAATTATAAACCAAGATGATCCAGGCACTGCATTGGAAGACAGTCGCAAGTTGAGGCAAGATGCTGCAGTAGAACTTCCTCGCATACGTGGTTTGATAGAAAGCTATATTGTTGACCAACGAACTGTTGACGTACTTATGGATTCGATTCAAGACCTTGTTATCCAAACATATGAAGCGTACCACAAGGTAATTTTGTCGAAGACAAAGAATCCTGAAGAGATAGATGGACTGATGGAGGTGGATGGCCTTGTGTCCTGGCTAGGTGATATTATAGGCAGGCTACACGCGAACACCATAGCTAATCACAATTCTTCGGTGGATACAAATTCTGTTATTAGTAGATAA
- the RRP8 gene encoding Rrp8p (Nucleolar S-adenosylmethionine-dependent rRNA methyltransferase; methylates adenine (m1A) of the large subunit (LSU) rRNA at position 645; involved in pre-rRNA cleavage at site A2; mutation is synthetically lethal with a gar1 mutation; deletion disrupts telomere maintenance by influencing the expression of neighboring gene STN1; GO_component: GO:0005694 - chromosome [Evidence IEA]; GO_component: GO:0000781 - chromosome, telomeric region [Evidence IEA,IEA]; GO_component: GO:0005730 - nucleolus [Evidence IEA]; GO_component: GO:0005730 - nucleolus [Evidence IDA] [PMID 10864042]; GO_component: GO:0005730 - nucleolus [Evidence IDA] [PMID 23180764]; GO_component: GO:0005634 - nucleus [Evidence IEA]; GO_function: GO:0008168 - methyltransferase activity [Evidence IEA,IEA]; GO_function: GO:0016433 - rRNA (adenine) methyltransferase activity [Evidence ISS] [PMID 10864042]; GO_function: GO:0016433 - rRNA (adenine) methyltransferase activity [Evidence IMP] [PMID 23180764]; GO_function: GO:0016740 - transferase activity [Evidence IEA]; GO_process: GO:0032259 - methylation [Evidence IEA]; GO_process: GO:0031167 - rRNA methylation [Evidence IMP] [PMID 23180764]; GO_process: GO:0006364 - rRNA processing [Evidence IEA]; GO_process: GO:0006364 - rRNA processing [Evidence IGI,IMP] [PMID 10864042]; GO_process: GO:0042273 - ribosomal large subunit biogenesis [Evidence IGI] [PMID 23180764]), translated as MSLFQVEGWNLPEKVAGGPTKGSNEGKKKKSADLLKKKEKTQQENRKIAASDLQDLYEGKKDGRKRKNDDSSEKESVKPSHGFENQEPVSKKSKSKSSKTKVNNSESAAKPTEPASAPPSVSTQKLTPLQLKMKEKLTGARFRWINEQLYTTTSETALKLIQESPDIFDEYHEGFRSQVKSWPENPVDTLVSKFKERLEKPINAPGGLPGNGDGTVVVADMGCGEAQLARDLYKVKGSKKTKKLKFQIHSFDLKKANELITVADIKNVPLPDQSCHVVVFCLALMGTNFLDFVKEALRILKPKGELWIAEIKSRFVNADTTQFVDTLKSLGLFHKATDDSNKMFVRFEFFKPPKDILDQRQRKQESRKPKFIDHKENADEEKGPEGTWLLKPCIYKRR; from the coding sequence atgTCTCTTTTCCAGGTTGAGGGCTGGAATCTTCCAGAAAAGGTCGCTGGAGGGCCTACGAAGGGGTCTAATGAAggcaagaagaagaagagtgCGGacttgttgaagaaaaagGAGAAAACTCAGCAAGAGAACAGAAAGATAGCTGCTAGCGATCTTCAGGATTTGTATGAAGGCAAGAAGGACGGCAGAAAGAGGAAGAATGATGACTCGTCTGAAAAGGAGTCAGTAAAGCCATCGCATGGATTTGAGAATCAAGAACCTGTTTcgaagaaatcaaagtcaaagTCGAGTAAGACTAAAGTAAACAACAGCGAGTCTGCTGCCAAGCCAACAGAGCCAGCGTCAGCTCCTCCATCTGTGTCTACTCAAAAGCTGACCCCGTTACAACTTaaaatgaaagaaaaacTCACTGGAGCAAGATTCAGATGGATTAATGAACAACTTTATACAACAACTTCCGAGACTGCTCTCAAGCTGATTCAGGAGTCACCAGATATCTTCGACGAATATCACGAGGGATTCCGCAGTCAGGTCAAGTCCTGGCCCGAGAACCCTGTTGACACCCTTGTGTCTAAGTTTAAAGAGCGTCTTGAAAAGCCAATAAATGCCCCCGGTGGATTGCCCGGTAATGGTGATGGTACCGTTGTAGTGGCCGATATGGGATGTGGTGAAGCTCAGCTGGCCAGAGACCTGTATAAAGTCAAGGGCAGTAAAAAGACTAAAAAGCTGAAATTCCAGATTCACAGTTTTGATTTAAAGAAAGCCAATGAGCTGATCACCGttgctgatatcaaaaATGTGCCACTACCCGACCAAAGCTGTCATGTTGTTGTGTTCTGTCTTGCCCTTATGGGAACCAACTTCCTCGATTTCGTTAAAGAGGCTCTGCGGATTCTCAAGCCCAAGGGTGAGCTTTGGATTGCTGAGATCAAGTCCCGATTTGTAAATGCCGATACTACACAGTTTGTCGACACGCTGAAATCGCTCGGACTCTTTCATAAAGCGACCGACGACTCGAACAAAATGTTCGTCCGTTTCGAGTTCTTCAAGCCACCTAAAGACATTCTCGACCAACGCCAGAGAAAGCAAGAGTCGCGCAAGCCGAAGTTCATCGACCACAAAGAAAACGCCGACGAGGAAAAAGGGCCTGAGGGCACCTGGCTTCTGAAGCCCTGTATTTATAAGAGACGTTAA